In the genome of Mixta calida, the window GCTACTGGCGCCCAAACGTCAGGATCAGTCCGGCCATATTGCTCGGCCCGGACTGGCGATTGCCGCAAAGTAGCCAGGGAAAACCAGTAACAGCGCATTGATATGCAGCATTATTTCTCCTTGATAAATAGCGTTCCGTCAGGGCGGCAGCGCTGCGCGCAGAGTGCGCCTCGTTTAGCGAAAACGCCGCACCTCATCCCGCGTCAGGCCGATGTCCTTCAGGCGTTCATCCGACATGCGCGCCAGAATGCGTCGGGTACGCTGCCGTTTTATCCACTGCTTGATCGCACGCGCCGGCGCGAGCAGTAAGGCAAGGCTAATCGGCTTGCCGCTGCGGTTTGCTTCATATTCCATGACGCTCTCCTCTTGGTGTTGACTAAATAGAGTGTCGCGCGTCAGGCTCTTACCATACAGAGGCAAAAATTACTTTTAATTAACATACAGAGTGAAGCATAGTGATATTGAATGGCGTTACCTCATTCGATCTGTACTGTTTTCTCTTTAGCATTTTTTACGGAGGCATACATGACGCGTTATCAGCATCTGGCCGACCTGCTTGCCGAGCGCATTGAGCGCGGTCTTTATCGCAGCGGCGAACGTTTGCCTTCGGTGCGCACGCTGAGTCAGGAACATGGCGTCAGCATCAGCACCGTTCAGCAGGCCTATTACCTGCTGGAGGAGAAACAGCTGATCACGCCGCAGCCGCGTTCCGGCTACTTCGTCGCCCCCAGTAAAGCCGCGCCGCCTCTGCCCGCGCTGACGCGACCGGCGCAGCGACCGGTAGAGATTACCCAGTGGGACGCGGTGCTGGATCTGTTGAGCGGTCGCATGGAGGAAGAGAATATGCTGCAGCTGGGCAGCGGCACGCCCGATATCTGCCAGCCGACCCTGAAGCCGCTGTGGAAGATTATCGGCAGGCTGGCGCAAAAGCAGGATGCGCGCCTGCTGGATTACGACACGCTGTATGGCGTAAAGGCGCTGCGTGAAGAGGTGGCGCGGCTGGCTATCGACAGCGGCTGCCAGCTCAGCGCGGACGATATCGTGATTACCACCGGCTGTCATGAAGCGCTGTCGATTGCGGTGCGCGCTGTTTGTCAGCCTGGCGATATCATCGCCGTCGAATCGCCCACGTTCCACGGCACCATGCAGACACTGCGCGGCTTCGGCCTACGCGCCATCGAGATCCCTACCGACGCCGTGACCGGCATCAGCCTGGAGGCCCTTGAGCTGGCTTTCGAGCAGTGGCCGGTCAAAGCGGTGGTGGTGGTGCCCAACTGCAATAATCCGCTTGGGTTTATTATGCCGGAGGCGCGCAAGCGGGCGCTGCTGACGCTGGCGCAGCGCTTCGACGCGGCGATTATCGAGGATGACGTCTACGGCGAGCTGGCCTGGGAATATCCGCGTCCGATCACCATTAAATCGTTGGATCACGACGGACGGGTACTGCTCTGCAGCTCCTTCTCCAAAACCATGGCGCCCGGCCTGCGCGTCGGCTGGATGGCTCCTG includes:
- a CDS encoding DUF1127 domain-containing protein — its product is MEYEANRSGKPISLALLLAPARAIKQWIKRQRTRRILARMSDERLKDIGLTRDEVRRFR
- a CDS encoding aminotransferase-like domain-containing protein, giving the protein MTRYQHLADLLAERIERGLYRSGERLPSVRTLSQEHGVSISTVQQAYYLLEEKQLITPQPRSGYFVAPSKAAPPLPALTRPAQRPVEITQWDAVLDLLSGRMEEENMLQLGSGTPDICQPTLKPLWKIIGRLAQKQDARLLDYDTLYGVKALREEVARLAIDSGCQLSADDIVITTGCHEALSIAVRAVCQPGDIIAVESPTFHGTMQTLRGFGLRAIEIPTDAVTGISLEALELAFEQWPVKAVVVVPNCNNPLGFIMPEARKRALLTLAQRFDAAIIEDDVYGELAWEYPRPITIKSLDHDGRVLLCSSFSKTMAPGLRVGWMAPGRYRDRALHMKYIVTGSTATQTQAAVAEFIRQGYYLPHLRRMRHLYQRNYETLSCWVRRYFPCGICVSRPQGGFLMWIELPEAFDAVLLNRTLRESKIQIAVGSLFSASGKYRNCLRLNFGLTLNDATEQAIVTLAQAVERAMRACSH